One genomic window of Quercus lobata isolate SW786 chromosome 9, ValleyOak3.0 Primary Assembly, whole genome shotgun sequence includes the following:
- the LOC115961429 gene encoding probable inositol oxygenase — protein sequence MIAIENQAVVSENAIPKDASDEFVVPESNAFGQSFRDYEGSVRQSIVENCYRLHHINQTYDFVKRTREEYAKLNKAEMSIWEAIELLDNFVDETDPDLEEPQIQHMLQTAEAIRKDYPSEDWLHLTALIHDLGKVLFHSKFGSLPQWAVNGDTLIVGCAYDESIVYHKYLKENPDYNNPAYNTKLGVYSEGCGLENVLLSWGHDDYMYLVLRASGTTLPPAALFIIRYHSLYPMHSKGAYQYLMNDEDRENLKWSQTFSKYDLYSKSKVHIDVEKVKPYYESLIKKYFPEKIRW from the exons ATGATTGCCATTGAGAACCAGGCAGTTG TGTCAGAGAATGCAATACCAAAAGATGCATCAGATGAATTTGTTGTGCCAGAATCCAATGCCTTTGGCCAATCATTTAG GGATTATGAAGGAAGTGTGAGGCAAAGCATTGTGGAGAATTGCTATCGGTTGCATCATATTAACCAAACATATGATTTT GTAAAGAGGACAAGGGAAGAGTATGCAAAATTGAACAAAGCAGAGATGTCCATATGGGAAGCCATTGAACTCCTTGACAATTTTGTGGATGAAACTGACCCTGACCTAGAAGAACCTCAGATTCAGCATATGCTGCAGACGGCTGAAGCAATAAGAAAAGACTATCCTAGTGAAGATTGGCTGCACTTGACTGCCCTTATTCATG ATCTTGGAAAGGTTCTTTTCCATTCTAAATTTGGATCGCTTCCCCAGTGGGCTGTTAATG GAGATACGCTAATTGTTGGTTGTGCTTATGACGAATCGATTGTTTATCATAAG TATCTTAAGGAAAATCCAGATTACAACAATCCTGCCTACAACACTAAACTTGGAGTCTACTCTGAAGGATGTGGACTTGAAAATGTGCTGTTGTCATGGGGGCATGATGATTACATGTACTTG GTGCTTAGGGCAAGTGGAACTACTCTACCTCCAGCTGCATTATTTATTATCCGATATCACTCATTATACC CAATGCATTCGAAAGGAGCATATCAATACCTAATGAATGACGAGGACAGAGAGAATTTGAAGTGGTCTCAAACATTCAG CAAATATGATCTCTACAGTAAGAGCAAAGTTCATATTGATGTTGAAAAAGTTAAACCATACTATGAATCCCTCATAAAAAAG TACTTCCCAGAAAAGATCAGATGGTAA